In the genome of Plectropomus leopardus isolate mb chromosome 19, YSFRI_Pleo_2.0, whole genome shotgun sequence, the window CTACTATACTGTCTATGAACAGCAACTTGTACCTGAAGTATCAAAAATAGcaggccaaaaaaataaataaaattgggggaaaaaataggTTATATACTTATCACAGTAGTGAAGAGTAGGGCTGAAATATGCGAATATCACTGTAGGATAACtctctcagaaaatatcaccaTACTTAGGaattacagaataattattatCACTTTCAATGACCCTGAAAGGAATTTAAACCACAGggatttttttggttgaaaaaacaGTTCATTACTCTAAttgaaaccttttttctttttttaaaataaatgtaagtataaaaaaaatctccagttTTTGAAAATACCTAAATGAAAGTGACATTGTCTgtctatttgtatttatttattccaaaaCTGTTATATCAGTAAATGAAcaattcagtttcagttttcataCCCCAGCATCAACTGAAAAAATAACCCTGAGCAAATATCTGTAGAATATCTATGGAATACACAAAACAGTAATATACTATAATACactataaaaatactaaaatataaaatatatccaCAGAATAACATACTGCTGGtattatacataaaataaatgtaagcaTCTAAATGTTACCAAGGTAGTGTTGATTTTAACAACTGTACATACTGTTGGGCACTTTCAATGTAATGCATTATTAAAAACTGATAATATGTTTGACATATAAACTCTAAAAGAAATTGTATAAAGTAATTTCAATCTGTCGGACAAATGAAgtgcagtaaaaacaataatgtggTTTCCCTCTCATACAGGGGAAGTAGAACTGCATAAGCACTGAATCGATAAAATGTCTTCATACAGTATATTCCTCAGTGGATAAATTTAATGACTGAAACAACAGTGTGTAGccataacttttcttttttttttaattcttatggCAAAAGGGTTTCTTGCTAGAAACACAATCGTGTAAACTTAACAGTTAACACCAGTTCTGCATCTTATAACACTTAATGTCCCACAGCTTGTCTTGTGTACTTGATCAGTCTTAATAAAGCATCGGCTCCATCATGTGTCCACGATCAGGAACTTCAAGAGCTGCAACAAAATGTAGGTCTTGTAGGTACATCAGcatttcccaaacctctccttGAGAACCACAAGTTCTGCATGTTTCTCTGCCtgctgattcaaatgatcagctcgttatgaactcctgaagctgcttgataaCGAGCTGATCATTtaaatcagctgtgttgcagtGGAGAGCGATCTCGAACATGCAGGACACACTTGGGAAATGCTTAAGACTATTACTAAGCATTATAGTTGGAAAAAAGCATTGTTATCTGTGCTGACGTGACACTTTAAGTAataattagtgttttttaaagagctgcAAACATGCAGGATGTCCACACAACACTACTTTCTGATTAGATTAGATCTAACTTTACctctacaaaaataaaaataccatgATATCAaaatacttgtgttttttagtaATTTGGGTGTAGTCACAAAAGTTAATTtgtaaaatagaaatagaaactgtgacatttttggatACATGATGAATTCATGATAAGGTTATTATGGATTTCAGTATAAACAGTGTCAAGTGTGGACACGCAGTGTTGACTCATGATAAATAGGAACACATGCAGTGCCTAAAAATAAACCTTCAAACCAGCCGAAAATACATTTATAGAAGAAATAAATCTAACACACCGTCTTTAATGCCACAGTTTAATAAAGTGCAAATGACAAAAGacaatcaaacattaaaattctATTAACACAATCAATGGCATCCTTTCCAAAAACGGTGAGAAattagttaaatttaaaaaaaaaaaaagtacatttttaagaatttaaaacactgtgtttgtttcacACACTTTTATGAGACCACTTTGCCTGTAATACAGATAAGGCAAACCTCAAtcaaataagcaaaaaacattcattttaagatATAATATTTGAATCATCTTTCGAAAATTGTAGTGATTTTAGTATTAAGGTATGCTAAAACAACATACAgaatcagtggtggaatgtaacttaGTACATTTACTTACTATTTGCTAAATAGTACTTTATTTTCTTGCCAATATTTGTCTTACTGAAGTATTTCTCCACTGTTTTATTGGTAGTCATTCTTAAGTAAAATACATGGATCTGTggataaaaatgcatttttacagcagttaTCATTCACAAAGTCACATCCCACGCAGATGAGGAAAAGGGCGCGATGCAGCCAGAATATTCATTATGTCGCACTCctactttggtgtttttcattttgatttcatCATCTCACAGGATGAGGGATTGTTGAGTTGGTGCCACAGTCAATGTACTCAAAGGTGTCCAGAGACAGCTGCTCCGAGTGAGAGAGATAGGAAATGTTCATTGTCATtctggaggagaaaaagacaaaaaattaaaaaaggtatGTTTTCATCGTGTTTTAATCACTAATCAATGAGTGGTGAAGCAATGATTCCTAAAACGTGGAAGTTCGTTAGCTTTTTTGCacttccggttccctcgtctcaaagtctctgggtttttttgatCGGTTTTCGGCAAAGTgtcttaaataaggtctgtggtttacaTAGGATAAAGGtatttagacgttttgttctgcaacataaaaaacgattttgaacttttaaggttttacgcatcttaaaaaaggcagtttctAACAGgcggctaaatgggactacagtgtttatCAGGGACGTCAGACATCATCAcaccggacacagaaactcattaaacccactcgCTCACCTTCACAGCTTTACAGCTTTACCGCAACAGTCGCACTCGAACTTCCAGATTAACCgtttatgatatttttcaattgtgttttaacctgtttttacagtgaagtTTAACGACTCAGGGTGGTGATGTTTAAATGGTGCGACCACGATGTAGTTCATGTTTagcctaaaaacagctttttgcttctggcgatttcatttatgcttcaaaacacacaaaagtggtgttcatctgtgaagattatcatgctgaagaaaacgtgtaagtatcataaacgttcAAAATGCTCACTTCCTGGTTGGCccacaaaaatacatcatcccttcaccactctataaGTCTTATtattaacaatggatcaaatgactATACATATTGTAAAGCGTTTTAGTGTCTTTGTTTTGATCTTTTCAGCCTGccccaaaatggcaaaaaaataagttaatgcAATTTCAAGTTTTATCACAAGAACAAAGTTCAACTCCTCTTTTATTCCAGACAACAAGAACATTATCACTAGTAgtgcaataaataacaaaactatACTGCGAAAATGGGGTTCGCAACTTAAAAGTATTACACTGTGGCGAGTTTACTCGCACCTCGTGTTCAAATGTGAGTCATTCAGATGCTCCGGTATAAACCGCTGACTACACCTCTGGCACAAAGAAGCAGATCAAAGCTTTCTTTGAACGTGCACAAAAcagaagtgaaaataaaaaaagccacagtttgtttttgtggttataATCCACCTTTTCAGTGGATGCTAAAAACTAACCTTCATGTGTCTGTTTAACTCTTAtctaaaaagaacattttagattttaagtaagatttgacctttttattttaaagagaacctgtttttttttttttttttccgtgcAGTTGTGGTTTCTGACCATGCCTTTCACACCCTGTGGGTTTGAGATATGCTGTGAAGTGGCTGCTGCCTCCTCCGCTGATTCTCAGATACAGATTGACACTTACTGCAGCTCCAGAAATAACGTGTGAATCTTGATAGAGCTCGACTTGCAGTACGTGCTGAAAGAGATAAAACAGCTGACATGTGGACATGTGCTGAATCCAGAAAATAATGTAGTATTACATAATTTTCACACAATATTTAAAACGTACTTTAAGCCTTTATCGGTAATAGACAGGTTAATTTCAGTGGTGTACTGCAAAAGAAGACAGAGAAATTAATTACATGAAAAATCAGCAGTACATTTCAATATGAATCATCCTGTGTGAAACTCACCGAATGCTGTGAGCGGGGCTGGAGGGCGCTCATGTTGGACATCTTGGCTTTACCCATAATTGCTTCAGATACCAGACCCTGAATGCTAAAGTCGAGAATCTGAACTGGGACAAAGTTCTCGTTGGAGATGTTGACGAGATTCTAGGcgagaaaaagacacacagctCACCAGGTGCAGCCAACACACCttttacatcattaaaaaatctCAGGGAACTTTGTCCTTCATTTAACTACAGCAGCTATCTACAGTCTGTCATGTGAATGCAATTCAGACAGTTCTTTGCAGATGGTGTTTTGacacataataaaaatgtggtggaaattacacacatataaaacactCTGTAGTGCATGTATATACATGCAATTTACTATATATGTAGAATGAtataggggtgggaatcaccagaggtcCCCATGATATgttattatcatgatacttaagCCACGAtacattattattgtgatttttaacttGTGATTTATTGGAgcaacttttgttgctgaaCCAACCAGTATTTTCCAATAGCAGCGGTACCAAACAGAGCGCTAATCCTCTTTCCTAGAACAGTTGTTAAATAAAACTGTGGAACcacaaaaaatgtggaaaacacTATCTGTTACACCTCAGACGGTATAAAGTTTTCATACCTCTGACAGCCATCCCAAAGCAACCATTATTAACCTTTTTAACCAAGCACATTAACAATTAGCCTGCCTTGCTATGCTAACGTAACTGAGACAAGCTAGCTTACAGTAAACATTTActtcttaaaaatgatttataatttCTTACGACTCATGAACAGGCACGAACACATTCAGTGAACGTTTAATTCTGTATAGCTCCATGTAAGTAACTAAACGTAATGTTTTTCCAGCTAATGCGCTGCTCATCTGCCCTTAATGACATAAGTTACACACAATTATAACTGCCGATTTACGAATTCGAAGTTACAGTTAACTACTTGCTAACGTATGTACGTTGCGTGCTGCTGTTTCACaagttacacattttttaagtacttttaatATGGTAAAAAGAATGTCACAAAGCTAGAGTTTTGTCTTAACTCAGTTTTGACCAAACAGGTAACCTAATCTATACTTGAGAAAAAACGAGCGCCCCGGGGATGacagggtttgtttgttttttgccaacTGAGAAGCTAACATCACCCTGGTTCTGTAataaaaatgggatttttttggggggggatcattgcagaaaataagctctttgGTAAACAAATGTATATGATGTACAacttttgttcagcaagataatcgtCACAAATGACGATTAAGAATTTTTGAAGCTTAAATGCAGTTACCACaattaaaaagctaatgttaggctataaatgaactacacacTACAGGTGCTGTGCTAACGTTACGAGGCTGGAAAACCGCGTTCGGCTTGATGATGTTCCGTATAGGCTCATTTAGTCATTTGTCTACCTTTTTAAAGATACATAGTTtgtgagtggggtatttactgacgtataaaacaaaacatgacagtctcttaagcttgtgttaacaaACAGACGTTATTAAagacttctaaccaaaaacccttTGAGACGAGGAGCTGGAGGTGCTGAGATGCTAACGGATTCctgattttaggactcattcctggggtttTCTATCACGCAAGATAATCATCACAAATGAacatcattttcagaatttctgaagcctaaatgcagttACCATGattaaaaagctaatgttaggctataaacgaaCTACACTACAGTTGCTGTGCTAATGTCACGAAGCGGGAAAGCCGTGTTCGGCTTGATGATGTTCCGTATAGTCtcatttagtcatttgtttacctttttaaaaatacatagaaGCTTTAAAGTTtgtgagtggggtatttactgacgtataaaacaaaacatgagagtctcttaagcttgtgttaacaaACAGACGTTATTAAAAACCCTTTGAGATGAGGAGTTGGAGGTGCTGAGATGCTAACGGATTcctggttttaggactcattcctggggtttTCTATCAcgtattacatttatttttactgtactatagacacaaaaacaaccccttcactttcttttcttttttccgtAAAGTGATTCTGATACAACAAAGAGGTGGCACAGGTTTACACGTAACTGGCTCCACTCTTCGTACGAATTTCTGTTACTTACTCTAACCTCCATTTCGACTGTATTTGGGGTGAAGTAGACCATAACCGACAGCACGGACACAGGCGTCAAGGTGACGCTCCGggggaagaggaagaagaggatcAGACAGGAGAGAAGCAGACACACAACCATGGAGACGCACACGTACAGCTTCCTGAAACATGTGAAATAATAAGACATGGTAAAATCCGTACGAACATATCTGTATACACGTGCAAAAACCATACTGACAAAAACGTTTACATTCAGTTATGCCTATTTAAAGATTGAGTCTTAAACTATTGTGACTGTTGTGTTCctgtcagaagaaaaaaaacacttactttttatttttgtcacttcacagcaaaaatagtgtacacaaaaatatatatatcagtcatttttttaatattaaaaaatggctttttgtgttttttgctatatttttttgtccCTGAGCCAGATTTTAACCCTgctaaattttttatttaatgttgatCTCATACAAACTTAAGTTCAGATAAGTGGATCATGAATggtattttatgaatttttcataaaaagaaCAACTGTCCCTTGGAGTAATTGGTtttaatactactactacaactactacactactactaataaaaataataaataataacttttgCTTCCAACcagcttaaaaataataaaaacaattatattgtgcattttatgtatattaAATGCTAAAACAGACATTAGCAAGCCTACATATTTATCTTGTATGTGACAGAATGCATGTATATTACTAAAAATATTGTCTCAATACATTTCTCCAAAaatgtgttggattttttttaagtttccaaACTGGATAATAACTGAAGAATCACCCTTAAACTGTGCAAAGCCAAATATCGGCATACACGTAACTTACGTGCGTCTGGGTTTCAGTCTCACATCGTTACATGGTATTACAGCAACTAGCTGGTCTTCGTGGCCTGCCGACACAAGAAAAGAAACGGAcacaaaaatgatgtgaaagtGTGACTAAACAGAAGCAGCTGCACTTCACTGTGTGACTTCCCTTAGTTTTTGAATGTGAAATGAAACAGTTATTTGAGGAGTTGTTGAGGCACTGAAGCTGTTTAAAATGCAGTTATGATTGTGAAAGTTGAAAACTGACTGATGCGCCCGGTGCCACGACATGTGGGGCAGGTTTCTCCTGTTGAGGCTCCACTTATGGATCCGTACGGAGGGAACTGCTTCAGTGTTTTCACCTTCTCATCAGgcccctctgtgtgtttgctgtttttcgCCGGTGTAACCATTACAGTTTACTGAAGGGAAAAAATTCCAGTCTAAAGAAGAGAAACAAGACATCAAAATGACTCGAGTATCCAtttaaaactcattaaacaGTCAAATCAGAATTACTGAAATATTACAGAAACACTTTATTATTCTAGCCTTACTTGCAAATCTTGTGGGAAATAAACTGTGATTTAGCAGCTaaaattatgtcataaaaaagcaCCTACAGCCTCCTGCATGTCATATGAAAAGAACATGTGTTTGACATGGGAGAACAGATTTTGGTGTGATTATTCATCTTGACCTGTCTAGAGAGTGTTtgatatttgtgtgtatgtatgttaattaaaaatagCCATGCTGGGAGACTTTGTTTTACAATTGTCATTAAAGCAGCTTCCACGGATTAcgcatgttttgttttagacTTGTTTTTTAACTATAAAAAGGATGACTCCTAATGGACAAAGGCAACCTGAATACAATAAAAGTCACTTATTCACAGATAATTTCTTTATaacttttataactttttttttttcagggccgatatcAGTCGATCTCTAGTATTTCAATCAATCTCTGCACTTCTCGCTGTACACTTGTCCTCTACagctttttctctttccatttttttagtAAGGTCCCTAAGTTGTGTCTGAAGGgcatcattttcatgtttttttctgagttttttaaGGAATCATATCTGGAAGTCAAAGCTCTTGAATCTGGAAGAAGATTGCCATTATCTTGTCCGAAGGCTTCAATCTCCTGTGTGATACGGTTGTTTTGTTCCTCCAGAGCTTGTTCTTTCAAGACCTTTTGTTCCAGCTCCTGGCGGTGTCTTTGCAGAGCGTTGTTCTGGTTGGTGAGAACTTTTTTCTTGGTCATCATAGACTTGTAAGTTGCCTTGGCATCACCCAGAGTCCTGAGGTTGTCACTGAAAACCTGGATTTCCTCCGTTGCTCTGTTGTTCTGGAGCTTCGAGGCATCCATCTCTTCTGTCAGCAGGTCGCACCTTTGCTTCCAGTCTTCTGTATTTCGAAGCTTCGGTTTTACTCAACCGTCTATTTCGCGCCTGCAGGGCTTTCTCTTCAGCCTCCAGGTAAACATAAGTTTCCTTGAACTGTCTGCTGGCCTGGAGCTTGTCATCGGTGATGTTTATTTGCTGGTTCAGATTACTATTTTCTGTATTCAAATCTTCTAAGCgcatcagtgtttctctgtgcAGTCTCCCAGATCTTTAAATGATCATATCTTTATTTAAGAAATTGGAGTTCTCTCTGCAGGGTCTCATTTTGATGGCTTGTCTCTTCTGGGGAAGCTCTCAGTGCATCAATATTTCCCTGCAAAGCTTCTTTATCCCTGATCTCTGTGTGCAACCTCTGAATCTCCTCTTGCAAAGCCTCATTTTGCTGGCTAATCTTATCTTTCTTGGCCTTTGCAACATTGTAAGATTCAGCCAAAGGTTGGACACTCTGATTTCCATCTCTGAGTTGCCGGACTTGTTATTGCAGGTTGTCGTTTTGCTGTAGCACATCATCTCTTGACGCTTCCACTTCAGCTTTCATTTCATACATAGATTGTATATCTGGCATCTCTTCGAAGagcttctctctccttttctaaAGCCAGATTTTCCTGTCTAATTGCCTCCTCCTGAGCTTTCGCAACATTGTAGGATTGAGCTAAAGCTTGATATTCCTGTTGTCTCTCCTGGAGCAGCTTGATTTCACATTTCAGGTCATTGTTGtactccctttctctctctaccTTTCGTTTCATTCCTGTGCACATATCCTCAGAAACATGCTCCTTTTGCAGTTCCTCCTCCAGGAGCCGGACATCCCAGAGAAGTTTTTCACGGTCTTGTACTGCCAATTCATAGTCCTCCTCTGTGACATCTATGCTGCCCTCCTTTTCCCTGAGGGCCTGCAGTTCTTGGTTCAGAAGCTGACGGCGATgtaacattttctcatttgatGCTGTTGTCTGATTGTACAACTCCTCAAGAGTTTGTtgacttttcactttttcagtgAGTGCCCTGACTTCTCTTTGGAGGAAGACACAATTGTTATAGGCGG includes:
- the tmem106a gene encoding transmembrane protein 106A, which codes for MVTPAKNSKHTEGPDEKVKTLKQFPPYGSISGASTGETCPTCRGTGRISHEDQLVAVIPCNDVRLKPRRTKLYVCVSMVVCLLLSCLILFFLFPRSVTLTPVSVLSVMVYFTPNTVEMEVRNLVNISNENFVPVQILDFSIQGLVSEAIMGKAKMSNMSALQPRSQHSYTTEINLSITDKGLNTYCKSSSIKIHTLFLELQMTMNISYLSHSEQLSLDTFEYIDCGTNSTIPHPVR